The DNA region TCCACCAGCATGGAGCAGTTGCCGGTATCCAGATCGCGCACGCCGGGAGGAAAGCATCGACCGATGTTCCATGGCGGGGAGGAAAACCGATGTATGCCGGGAATGGGGGATGGCAACCGATTGCTCCCAGTCAGGTGCCCTTCGCTGAAGGATACGCCGTCCCCAGGGAAATGACGGAGGCGGATATGGAGCGCATCCGCGAAGCGTTTGCCGCCGCCGCTCGCCGTGGACAAGAAGCAGGCTTCGAGGTCATCGAGGTTCACATGGCGCATGGGTACCTCCTGCATGAATACCTGTCCCCCTTGACCAACAGGAGGACGGATGCCTGGGGCGGAAGCCTGGAGAATCGCCTCCGCTTCCCCCTTTCGGTGGCCCGTGCCGTGCGCGAGGAGTGGCCGGAAAGTCTGCCGGTGTTGGTTCGTGTCTCTGCCACGGATTGGGTGGAG from Candidatus Deferrimicrobium sp. includes:
- a CDS encoding oxidoreductase, producing MNRVHLFSPIRLRELVFKNRIFVSPMCQYSAVDGVPTDWHLVHLGCRAIGGAALVMTEATAVSPEGRITPFDTGIWFQEQATAFRKIAGFIHQHGAVAGIQIAHAGRKASTDVPWRGGKPMYAGNGGWQPIAPSQVPFAEGYAVPREMTEADMERIREAFAAAARRGQEAGFEVIEVHMAHGYLLHEYLSPLTNRRTDAWGGSLENRLRFPLSVARAVREEWPESLPVLVRVSATDWVE